A region from the Panicum hallii strain FIL2 chromosome 1, PHallii_v3.1, whole genome shotgun sequence genome encodes:
- the LOC112890203 gene encoding nudix hydrolase 18, mitochondrial-like, translating to MAVLVARQGRELQRYSQRTGGRIVVGCIPYRVRCDGELEVLVITSQKGHGMMFPKGGWEEDESMDEAARREALEEAGVLGDTEPVLGFWHYKSRRYVDQTYEGFMFPLRVADELHQWPEMASRKRTWATVNQVMDGCSHWWMREALEKLVARHAMAMLQSAL from the exons ATGGCCGTGTTGGTGGCGAGGCAGGGGCGCGAGCTGCAGCGCTACAGCCAGCGCACCGGCGGGCGCATCGTGGTGGGCTGCATCCCGTACCGCGTGCGGTGCGACGGCGAGCTGGAGGTGCTGGTGATCACATCGCAGAAGGGGCACGGCATGATGTTCCCCAAGGGCGGGTGGGAGGAGGACGAGTCCATGGACGAGGCCGCCCGGCGCGAGGCCCTCGAGGAGGCCGGCGTCCTCGGCGACACCGAGCCGGTGCTCGGCTTCTGGCACTACAAGAGCCGCCGCTACGTCGACCAGACCTACGAGGGCTTCATGTTCCCGCTCCgcgtcgccgacgagctccaCCAGTGGCCCGAGATGGCCTCCCGCAAGCGCACCTGG GCAACGGTGAACCAGGTGATGGACGGGTGCTCGCACTGGTGGATGCGGGAGGCGCTCGAGAAGCTCGTCGCCCGGCACGCCATGGCCATGCTGCAGTCCGCTCTCTGA
- the LOC112890198 gene encoding cysteine-rich repeat secretory protein 12-like encodes MATRVAAATLLPVLSLLLLLRTGSCSDDYSAFVYAGCSQGRYAADSQYASGVDSVLTSVANSAPYASYANFTAPSDSSLVGLYQCRSDLPASVCTGCVRSAISRLSSLCAWSAGGAVQLRACFVRYGNDSFLGKPDTTVLFKKCGGTPGDSGGVAMRDSALGALVAAAAPEGGGYRAGGSGAVQAMSQCVGDLGAKACSDCVSAATTQLKAGCGYATAGEVYLGKCYARFWVNGGGGFSSGAGRHGFGLGHAVATGFFASLAYVSLAT; translated from the coding sequence ATGGCCACGCGCGTCGCGGCAGCAACGCTCCTCCCCGTCCTCTCGCTGCTGCTCCTGCTGCGCACGGGCTCCTGCTCCGACGACTACTCGGCGTTCGTGTACGCCGGGTGCTCGCAGGGGCGCTACGCAGCCGATTCCCAGTACGCGTCGGGGGTGGACTCCGTGCTCACCTCGGTTGCCAACAGCGCGCCCTACGCCTCCTACGCCAACTTCACCGCGCCGTCCGACTCCTCCCTGGTCGGCCTCTACCAGTGCCGCTCCGACCTCCCGGCCTCCGTCTGCACCGGCTGCGTCCGCTCCGCCATCTCCAGGCTCTCCTCGCTCTGCGCCTGGTCCGCTGGTGGCGCGGTGCAGCTGCGCGCCTGCTTCGTGCGCTACGGCAACGACTCGTTCCTGGGGAAGCCGGACACGACCGTGCTGTTCAAGAAGTGCGGCGGCACGCCCGGGGACTCCGGCGGGGTGGCCATGCGTGACTCGGCGCTCGGCGCGCtcgtggccgcggcggcgccggagggcGGAGGGTACCGCGCCGGTGGCTCGGGCGCCGTGCAGGCCATGTCGCAGTGCGTGGGGGACCTCGGCGCCAAGGCGTGCTCCGACTGCGTCTCGGCCGCGACCACGCAGCTCAAGGCCGGGTGCGGCTACGCCACGGCGGGCGAGGTGTACCTCGGCAAGTGCTACGCGCGCTTCTGGGTCAACGGCGGCGGAGGATTCAGCAGCGGCGCCGGGCGGCATGGATTCGGGCTAGGCCACGCGGTCGCCACCGGTTTCTTTGCTTCTTTGGCCTATGTCTCGCTTGCCACATAG
- the LOC112878990 gene encoding uncharacterized protein LOC112878990 has product MMMEKQAQEGQQAAAAGVVHSQVRRIKQEEDEKVKVHETYQHHVAEMRLVLRRDLARQRSRSPLGRAGRPGAISIGGDS; this is encoded by the coding sequence ATGATGATGGAGAAGCAGGCGCAGGAAgggcagcaggcggcggcggcgggggtggtgCACAGCCAGGTGCGGCGGATCaagcaggaggaggacgagaaGGTCAAGGTGCATGAGACGTACCAGCACCACGTCGCCGAGATGCGCCTCGTCCTCCGCCGGGACCTCGCCAGGCAGCGCTCGCGCTCGCCGCTCGGCCGCGCCGGGCGCCCAGGCGCCATCTCCATCGGCGGCGACTCCTGA
- the LOC112898832 gene encoding uncharacterized protein LOC112898832: MGARRRPRPGAAAALLLLLAVSLGFGTCYAAAAGVAPNSGAGGMTELQKHVAFFDRDRDGIVTFDETYQGLRDVGLGAVAAKASAALINAAIGPKTRPDNANSSSSRMDIYIQNIQKGKHGSDTGAYDAQGRFVPARLDEMFAKHAKTAPNAMTKDELDEMLKANRESNDVNGWVAAKAEWEMLYDLAKDKDGRLQKDTARAVYDGALFYQLAGKKDFVDRVPSIDPTGSLPEGSRPPPAAARHGTRHASVVQECGSSLQLPADQYQLRRESRAEQTAGRGGKGRREQFSARGTDSVERESPGMGGAPRRPAAVAGPSALLLLAVLFVGRAAAVGDCPTALHRHAAFFDRDGDGIVTLSETYGAFRALGFGFGVSTVSAAFINSALGSKCRPENATSSNMDIYIENIQKGKHGSDTGSYDTEGRFVPEKFEEIFAKHAKTVPDALTSDEVDQLVQANRQPGDYAGWAGAEAEWRILYSLGKDKDGLLHKDVVRSVYDGSLFHRLAPNWSSPEKEKQLSREEGSMPSAFSRVTCRYKQKSD; the protein is encoded by the exons ATGGGTGCTCGGCGACGACCGCGGCCGGGGGCGGCCGCGGCGCTCCTGCTCCTCCTGGCGGTGTCCCTCGGTTTCGGTACGTGCTACGCCGCTGCGGCCGGCGTCGCCCCGAACTCGGGCGCCGGCGGCATGACGGAGCTGCAGAAGCATGTGGCGTTCTTCGACCGCGACCGCGACGGCATCGTCACCTTCGACGAGACGTACCAGG GTCTGCGGGACGTCGGGCTCGGAGCCGTCGCGGCCAAGGCCAGCGCCGCGCTGATCAACGCCGCCATTGGCCCCAAGACCAGACCT GACAATGCAAACTCCTCGTCGTCGCGCATGGATATCTACATCCAGAACATCCAGAAAGGGAAGCACGGAAGCGACACGGGCGCCTATGACGCTCAAGGAAG GTTCGTTCCTGCGAGGTTGGACGAGATGTTCGCCAAGCACGCCAAGACCGCGCCGAACGCCATGACGAAGGACGAGCTGGACGAGATGCTCAAGGCCAACCGAGAGAGCAATGACGTCAACGGATG GGTTGCGGCCAAGGCGGAGTGGGAGATGCTGTACGATCTCGCCAAGGACAAGGACGGGCGCCTGCAGAAGGACACCGCGAGGGCCGTCTACGACGGGGCTCTCTTCTACCAGTTGGCGGGGAAGAAGG ATTTTGTGGACAGAGTGCCGTCGATTGATCCAACTGGTTCGCTGCCGGAGGGCTCGaggccgccacccgccgccgcccgccacggCACACGGCACGCTTCTGTTGTGCAGGAGTGCGGGTCTAGCCTTCAGTTACCTGCGGATCAA TACCAGCTGCGCCGCGAAAGCCGAGCGGAACAAACTGCGGGAAGGGGAGGGAAGGGAAGGAGAGAGCAGTTCAGCGCGCGGGGGACGGACAGCGTCGAGAGGGAATCGCCGGGGATGGGCGGCGCTCcgcgacgaccggcggcggtggctgggccttctgcgctgctcctgctcgccgtgctcTTTG tgggccgggcggcggcagtCGGCGACTGCCCGACGGCGCTGCACAGGCACGCGGCGTTCTTCGACCGCGACGGCGACGGGATCGTCACCCTATCGGAGACGTACGGCG CTTTCCGGGCTCTCGGATTTGGATTCGGCGTGTCAACCGTCAGCGCGGCCTTCATCAACAGCGCCCTTGGCAGCAAGTGCAGACCT GAGAATGCAACGTCATCGAATATGGACATCTACATAGAGAACATCCAGAAAGGGAAGCATGGAAGTGATACTGGCTCCTATGACACCGAGGGAAG GTTCGTTCCAGAGAAGTTCGAGGAGATATTCGCCAAGCACGCCAAGACCGTCCCTGACGCCCTGACGTCGGACGAGGTCGACCAGCTGGTCCAAGCCAACAGACAGCCCGGGGACTACGCAGGGTG GGCTGGCGCAGAAGCGGAGTGGAGGATCCTGTACAGCCTCGGCAAGGACAAGGACGGCCTCCTCCACAAGGACGTCGTGCGGAGCGTCTACGACGGGAGCCTCTTCCACAGGCTCGCGCCCAACTGGAGTTCCCCCGAGAAGGAGAAGCAGCTGAGCCGGGAGGAGGGGAGCATGCCGTCCGCGTTCTCTCGCGTTACCTGCCGGTACAAGCAAAAGTCCGATTAG
- the LOC112903451 gene encoding uncharacterized protein LOC112903451, with amino-acid sequence MALEWVVLGYAAGAEAVMLLLLTLPGLDGLRRGMVSVVRSALKPMMSVVPFCLFLLMDIYWKYETRPTCDDEHACTPSEHLRHQKSIMKSQRNALLIAAALLLYWVLFSVTQLVVRLEQMQQRVDKLKKRND; translated from the coding sequence ATGGCGCTGGAGTGGGTGGTGCTGGGCtacgcggcgggcgcggaggcggtcatgctgctgctgctgacgcTCCCGGGCCTCGACGGCCTCCGCCGGGGCATGGTCTCCGTGGTGCGGAGCGCGCTCAAGCCGATGATGTCGGTGGTGCCCTTCTGCCTCTTCCTGCTCATGGACATCTACTGGAAGTACGAGACGCGCCCCACCTGCGACGACGAGCACGCCTGCACACCATCCGAGCACCTCCGCCACCAGAAGTCCATCATGAAGTCGCAGCGGAACGCGCTCCTCATCGCCGCCGCGCTGCTCCTCTACTGGGTCCTCTTCTCCGTCACCCAGCTCGTCGTCAGGCTCGAGCAGATGCAGCAGCGTGTCGACAAGCTCAAGAAGCGCAACGACTGA
- the LOC112903435 gene encoding mitochondrial metalloendopeptidase OMA1-like, with translation MNCLRNSRSVLSRLLRHRPHVAAPPAPPTAPQSPASRYYSFYASRVLRSKPAVSPPPPPPPQLPGPRHYYTSGRQELIHFTRRRGGSRWYHDQRKLTAAVFITGGGAVAFYFGHLEAVPYTNRSHFIILSPKLERQLGESQFAELKKEFGPKILPPLHPDSIRVRLIASEIVRAVHRGLAGHQRYDASYREDASYGYGDISDDHTIKNRDADATAAMLGGSPRKNATAAAAAQRDDEVLDDRWVTECRNRGKAKGAQPQTGHLDGLNWEVIVVRDDIVNAMCLPGGKIVVFTGLLDKFRADAEVATVLGHEVGHAIARHVAEQITKNMWVAILQIVVLQFIYMPDLINTMSTLLLRLPFSRRMEIEADHIGLLLLGAAGYDPRVAPSVFEKLAKIGGDSALNNYLSTHPSSKKRAELLSRANVMNEALELYREVSVGQSTGGFL, from the exons ATGAACTGCTTGAGGAACTCGCGCTCCGTCCTCTCGCGACTCCTCCGCCACAGGCCCCACGTAGCCGCGCCGCCTGCTCCGCCGACGGCGCCGCAGTCTCCAGCATCCCGGTACTACTCTTTCTACGCCTCTCGCGTTCTCCGCAGCAAGCCCGCCGTctccccaccaccgccgccgccgccgcagttgCCCGGCCCTAGGCACTACTACACCTCCGGGCGGCAGGAGCTCATCCACTtcacccgccgccgcggcgggtcCCGATGGTACCACGACCAGCGGAAGCTCACCGCGGCGGTCTTCATCACCGGGGGCGGGGCGGTCGCCTTCTACTTCGGCCACCTCGAGGCCGTGCCCTACACCAACCGCTCCCACTTCATCATCCTCTCGCCCAAGCTCGAGCGCCAGCTCGGCGAGTCCCAGTTCGCCGAACTCAAGAAGGAGTTCGGGCCCAAGATCCTGCCCCCGCTCCACCCCGACAGCATCCGCGTCCGCCTCATCGCCTCGGAGATCGTCCGCGCCGTGCACCGTGGCCTCGCCGGCCACCAGCGCTACGACGCCTCGTACAGAGAGGACGCCTCGTATGGGTATGGCGACATCTCCGACGACCACACCATCAAGAATCGCGATGCCGACGCTACTGCCGCGATGCTTGGTGGGTCCCCTCGCAAGAACGCGACAGCGGCTGCTGCGGCCCAGCGAGACGACGAGGTTCTGGATGACAGGTGGGTCACTGAGTGCCGGAACCGTGGTAAGGCGAAGGGGGCGCAGCCGCAGACGGGTCACCTTGACGGGCTCAATTGGGAGGTGATTGTTGTCAGAGACGACATCGTCAATGCAATGTGCCTGCCCGGTGGCAAGATTGTAGTCTTCACTGGGCTGCTTGACAAATTCAGGGCGGATGCTGAGGTTGCCACTGTGCTTGGGCATGAG GTTGGGCACGCCATTGCAAGGCACGTCGCAGAGCAGATCACAAAGAACATGTGGGTGGCAATCCTGCAGATTGTCGTCCTGCAGTTTATCTACATGCCCGACCTGATAAATACAATGTCAACGTTACTCCTTAGACTGCCCTTTTCACGGAG GATGGAGATAGAGGCTGACCACATTGGACTCCTGCTACTTGGTGCTGCTGGTTATGATCCACGAGTAGCCCCGTCAGTCTTTGAGAAACTAGCAAAGATAGGAGGAGATTCAGCACTGAACAATTATCTCTCAACTCATCCTTCGAGTAAGAAGAGAGCGGAGCTTCTCTCGCGAGCTAATGTCATGAACGAGGCACTGGAATTATACAGGGAAGTTAGTGTCGGCCAAAGCACTGGAGGTTTCCTCTAG